Proteins encoded by one window of Acuticoccus sp. MNP-M23:
- a CDS encoding methyl-accepting chemotaxis protein — translation MLDRTTYDPSTSMGAHDDSQRLVQMREKFGKFLAFFLWAHPPAALLLCVVSGQTLGFASLVVGISLVLCIVSLVGWRMGGAASFGRHILSGVAVSQSLVLIAALNGSPYQLDMHMYFFVLMSGMIGFCDRNVFFTTSAIAVGHHVVFNLFFPMCVFPEGTDWFRVFVIHGGFVFIQIAFLMPASSRMESLVRVADASERDALHKVDMMTADLKGRLAAETAQQSTLRSCIDRFNVETDSIAATAVSEMERMSSVVDAMEAVTREGHGRLDDVLTATSRVTQAMETADVARETVSGSCTRIRNSMNDAIKRVEAVARRSVEGNAAVDGVASAAAELTSILQVIRSVSEQTSLLSLNATIEAARAGEAGRGFAVVAAEVKQLAEQCGAATDTIAQRLAAIEASTQTATAKIGEIGAMCNAVNESASQVTAAVDEQDTATTALTDAFQDARQANQSAIASVDRLSRVIETGSKEAGTVQGVAAAAAEKLHGLKNRIGAFVGEVAAMGRIQEG, via the coding sequence ATGCTTGACAGGACCACGTACGACCCATCCACTTCGATGGGTGCACACGACGACTCGCAGCGGCTCGTGCAGATGCGGGAGAAGTTCGGCAAGTTTCTCGCATTCTTCCTCTGGGCCCATCCGCCGGCGGCGCTGCTTCTCTGCGTCGTTTCGGGTCAGACGCTCGGCTTCGCGAGTCTCGTCGTTGGCATCAGCCTCGTGCTTTGCATCGTCTCGCTGGTGGGTTGGCGCATGGGCGGCGCCGCTTCTTTTGGCCGCCACATCCTGTCGGGCGTCGCGGTCTCGCAGTCGCTTGTCTTGATCGCCGCGCTGAACGGGTCCCCCTACCAGCTTGACATGCACATGTACTTCTTCGTGCTCATGTCCGGCATGATCGGCTTCTGCGACAGGAACGTGTTCTTCACCACGTCGGCGATCGCCGTCGGCCACCACGTCGTCTTCAACCTCTTCTTTCCCATGTGCGTCTTCCCGGAAGGGACGGACTGGTTCCGCGTCTTCGTGATCCACGGCGGCTTCGTCTTCATCCAGATCGCGTTCCTGATGCCGGCCTCGTCGCGCATGGAGAGTCTCGTGCGCGTGGCGGACGCCAGCGAGCGGGATGCGCTGCACAAGGTCGACATGATGACCGCCGACCTCAAGGGCCGGCTGGCCGCCGAGACGGCGCAACAGTCGACGCTGCGCAGCTGCATCGATCGGTTCAACGTCGAGACCGACAGCATTGCCGCCACCGCCGTCTCGGAGATGGAGCGCATGTCCAGCGTCGTCGACGCCATGGAAGCGGTAACGCGGGAGGGTCACGGTCGGCTCGATGACGTGCTGACGGCAACGTCCCGCGTCACGCAGGCCATGGAGACGGCGGACGTGGCAAGAGAAACCGTGAGCGGGTCCTGCACCCGCATCCGCAATAGCATGAACGATGCGATCAAACGGGTGGAGGCCGTCGCCAGGCGCAGCGTCGAAGGCAACGCCGCGGTAGATGGGGTCGCGAGCGCGGCGGCGGAGTTGACGTCCATTCTGCAGGTGATCCGCTCGGTCTCGGAGCAGACCTCCCTCCTGTCGCTGAATGCGACCATCGAGGCGGCACGGGCGGGGGAGGCGGGCCGCGGGTTCGCGGTTGTCGCGGCAGAGGTGAAGCAGCTGGCCGAACAGTGCGGCGCCGCCACGGACACCATCGCCCAGCGCCTCGCCGCCATCGAAGCCTCCACGCAGACCGCGACCGCTAAAATCGGTGAGATCGGCGCCATGTGCAACGCGGTGAACGAGAGCGCGTCCCAGGTCACGGCCGCGGTGGACGAGCAGGACACCGCGACGACCGCTCTGACGGATGCCTTCCAGGATGCCCGTCAGGCGAACCAGTCTGCCATCGCGAGCGTCGACCGACTGTCGAGGGTCATCGAGACCGGCAGCAAGGAAGCCGGGACGGTGCAGGGGGTCGCCGCCGCCGCGGCCGAGAAGCTCCATGGGCTGAAGAACCGCATTGGCGCCTTCGTCGGCGAGGTCGCCGCGATGGGGCGGATCCAAGAGGGTTGA
- a CDS encoding CaiB/BaiF CoA-transferase family protein, with amino-acid sequence MAGELKGLLVVSLEQAVAAPYLSGRLASAGARVIKVERREGDFAREYDHLVHGESAYFVWLNRGKESVVLDLREPADKAVMANMLATADVFIQNLTPGAIQRLGFDPAELRARNPRLITVSISGYGDEGPFAKKKAYDLLVQAESGLSAITGNEHGPARVGVSVCDVACGMTAHQAVLEALIARGTTGEGRHIAVSLFHALADWMNVPYLQFVYGGKPPARNGLSHPTIAPYGAYAGRDDKEVLFSIQNEREWANLCADVLGDAGIATDPRFASNSDRVAHRDALDAVIDGVFRQHDRDTLAGMLEAAGIANGRVSSMEDLAAHPQNRYADADTPSGPVRFLAPGALVDGETPDFGAVPAIDEHGAAIRAEFSPTDAGAKRG; translated from the coding sequence GTGGCGGGCGAACTGAAGGGCCTTCTTGTCGTTTCGCTGGAGCAGGCGGTGGCGGCGCCGTATCTCTCGGGTCGGCTCGCCTCTGCGGGCGCACGCGTCATCAAGGTGGAACGCCGGGAGGGGGATTTCGCGCGCGAGTACGATCACCTCGTCCACGGGGAAAGCGCCTACTTCGTCTGGCTGAACCGGGGCAAGGAGTCCGTCGTCCTCGACCTGCGCGAACCGGCGGACAAGGCCGTGATGGCCAACATGCTCGCAACGGCCGACGTCTTCATTCAGAACCTTACCCCCGGCGCGATCCAGCGCCTCGGCTTCGATCCCGCCGAACTGCGCGCCAGGAACCCCCGGCTCATCACCGTATCGATCTCCGGCTACGGCGATGAGGGGCCGTTTGCGAAGAAGAAGGCCTACGACCTTCTTGTGCAGGCCGAAAGCGGCCTGTCGGCAATCACCGGCAACGAACACGGGCCGGCTCGCGTCGGCGTCTCGGTCTGCGACGTGGCCTGCGGGATGACCGCGCATCAGGCGGTGCTGGAGGCGCTGATCGCACGCGGGACGACCGGCGAGGGGCGCCACATTGCGGTCAGCCTGTTCCACGCGCTGGCGGACTGGATGAACGTGCCGTACCTCCAGTTCGTCTATGGCGGGAAGCCGCCCGCCCGCAACGGGCTCAGTCACCCCACCATCGCCCCCTACGGCGCCTATGCCGGGCGCGATGACAAGGAGGTGCTGTTCTCGATCCAGAACGAGCGCGAATGGGCCAATCTGTGCGCCGATGTTCTGGGGGACGCCGGCATTGCCACCGACCCGCGCTTTGCCTCCAACTCGGACCGGGTCGCGCACCGCGATGCGCTGGACGCCGTGATCGACGGCGTCTTCCGCCAGCACGACCGGGACACTCTGGCCGGGATGCTGGAGGCGGCCGGCATCGCCAACGGGCGCGTCTCTTCAATGGAAGACCTCGCCGCCCACCCGCAGAACCGCTATGCCGACGCCGACACGCCGAGCGGCCCGGTCCGCTTCCTGGCGCCAGGCGCGCTCGTCGATGGCGAGACGCCCGACTTCGGCGCCGTGCCGGCCATCGACGAGCACGGCGCCGCCATCCGCGCCGAGTTCAGCCCCACCGATGCCGGCGCGAAAAGGGGGTAA
- a CDS encoding CoA ester lyase produces the protein MDLDRISLPLFLPADRLDRLEKALGAGADAVILDLEDGVGAEGKSAARDALAGRVPETPPVPVILRINGADTAWFADDLAAAARLPLAAVMLPKAETAKACEHVAGTAGKPVVGLIESGRGVRAADEVAAACARLAFGSIDYAADVGCGHEREALLMARSALVLAARLAGRPAPIDGVTTAIGDEDALLGDCRHAVTMGFAGKLIIHPAQIEPARRGFAPSADEVDWARRILAAIGSNTGAVKVDGAMVDAPVIKRARQILARAGETA, from the coding sequence ATGGATCTCGACCGTATCTCACTGCCGCTCTTCCTGCCCGCGGACCGGCTCGATCGCCTGGAAAAAGCGCTCGGCGCCGGCGCCGACGCGGTCATCCTCGACCTTGAAGATGGCGTCGGCGCGGAGGGCAAGTCTGCCGCGCGCGACGCGCTCGCAGGCCGGGTGCCGGAGACGCCGCCTGTCCCGGTGATCCTGCGCATCAACGGCGCGGACACAGCATGGTTTGCCGATGATCTTGCCGCCGCCGCCCGCCTGCCGCTCGCCGCGGTGATGCTGCCCAAGGCGGAAACCGCAAAAGCCTGCGAGCATGTCGCCGGCACGGCCGGCAAGCCCGTGGTCGGCCTGATCGAGTCCGGTCGCGGCGTGCGTGCGGCGGACGAGGTGGCGGCCGCTTGCGCGCGCCTCGCCTTCGGCTCCATCGACTATGCCGCCGATGTCGGCTGCGGCCACGAGCGCGAGGCGCTGCTGATGGCCCGCTCCGCCCTCGTCCTCGCAGCACGTCTTGCCGGCCGCCCCGCGCCCATCGACGGCGTCACCACCGCCATTGGCGACGAGGATGCGCTCCTTGGCGATTGCCGCCATGCGGTGACGATGGGCTTTGCCGGCAAACTCATCATCCATCCGGCGCAGATCGAGCCGGCGCGGCGCGGTTTCGCCCCGTCCGCTGACGAGGTCGACTGGGCGCGCCGCATTCTGGCGGCGATCGGGTCCAACACCGGCGCGGTGAAGGTCGACGGGGCGATGGTCGACGCCCCGGTCATCAAGCGCGCCCGGCAGATTCTGGCGCGCGCGGGGGAGACCGCATGA
- a CDS encoding fumarate hydratase, which yields MTITEDHLVSSIAEALQFISYYHPADFVAAMADAWAREESPSAKEAIRQILVNSRMAAVGKRPLCQDTGSVNVFLEVGVEAPTAWRRSVQEMADEAARRAYLLEANPLRASVVSDPLGARRNTGDNTPAMIQTELVAGDRVSVTVSAKGGGSENKTKFAVLNPSDSVADWVVDTVKTLGAGWCPPGIIGLGVGGSVDKAMAMAKKVLNDPIDITDLRARGARSAEEELRLELVDRLNALGIGAQGLGGLTTVLDVKVATFPTHAASLPVALIPNCAATRHVHFTLDGSGPATFTPPSLSAWPEIGAGDAAGRPLDLDNLDEATLASLAPGDTLLLSGHLFTGRDAAHRRMVDALGRGDPLPVDLAGRAIYYVGPVDPVGDEVIGPAGPTTSTRMDKFTRPLLEGTGLKLMIGKAERGPAAIEAIRDNGAVYLIAVGGAAYLVSKAIKAAKPVAYQDLGMEAIYAIRVEDMPVTVAVDMRGASIHTLGPARWARAG from the coding sequence ATGACGATTACCGAAGACCACCTCGTCTCTTCCATCGCCGAAGCACTGCAATTCATCTCCTACTACCACCCGGCCGACTTCGTGGCCGCGATGGCGGATGCGTGGGCGCGCGAGGAGAGCCCGTCGGCAAAGGAGGCGATCCGCCAGATCCTCGTCAACTCGCGGATGGCGGCCGTGGGCAAACGCCCGCTTTGCCAGGACACCGGCAGCGTTAACGTCTTCCTCGAAGTCGGGGTCGAGGCGCCCACCGCATGGCGTCGCTCCGTGCAGGAGATGGCCGACGAGGCCGCGCGCCGGGCCTATCTCCTCGAAGCCAACCCGCTGCGCGCCTCCGTCGTTTCCGACCCGTTGGGCGCGCGCAGGAACACCGGCGACAACACGCCCGCGATGATCCAGACCGAGCTTGTCGCCGGAGACCGCGTCTCCGTCACGGTTTCGGCGAAGGGTGGCGGGTCGGAGAACAAGACGAAATTTGCCGTCCTCAATCCCTCCGATTCGGTGGCCGACTGGGTGGTGGATACGGTGAAGACGCTGGGCGCCGGCTGGTGCCCGCCCGGCATCATCGGCCTCGGCGTCGGCGGCAGCGTCGACAAGGCGATGGCCATGGCCAAGAAGGTCCTGAACGACCCGATCGACATTACCGATCTTCGCGCACGCGGCGCCCGCTCCGCCGAGGAAGAACTGCGGCTCGAACTTGTCGACCGTCTCAACGCGCTCGGCATCGGCGCGCAAGGCCTCGGCGGGCTGACCACGGTGCTCGACGTCAAGGTTGCGACATTCCCGACGCATGCAGCCTCGCTGCCGGTGGCGCTGATCCCGAACTGCGCCGCGACGCGGCACGTCCACTTCACGCTGGACGGCAGCGGGCCGGCCACCTTCACCCCGCCGTCGCTCTCGGCGTGGCCCGAGATCGGCGCGGGCGACGCTGCCGGCCGGCCGCTCGACCTCGACAATCTTGATGAGGCGACGCTCGCCTCGCTTGCGCCCGGCGACACGCTGCTCCTCTCCGGGCACCTCTTCACCGGACGCGACGCAGCGCACCGGCGGATGGTCGACGCGCTGGGGCGCGGCGACCCCCTCCCCGTCGACCTCGCCGGCCGCGCGATTTATTATGTTGGCCCGGTCGATCCTGTCGGCGACGAGGTCATCGGCCCGGCAGGCCCGACGACATCCACGCGGATGGACAAGTTCACCCGTCCGCTGCTGGAAGGCACCGGGCTCAAGCTGATGATCGGCAAGGCGGAGCGCGGACCGGCGGCAATCGAGGCGATCCGCGACAACGGCGCGGTCTACCTCATTGCTGTCGGCGGCGCGGCCTATCTCGTCTCCAAGGCCATCAAGGCGGCCAAGCCGGTCGCCTATCAGGACCTCGGCATGGAGGCGATCTACGCCATTCGCGTCGAGGACATGCCGGTCACGGTCGCGGTCGACATGCGCGGCGCATCCATCCACACCCTCGGCCCCGCGCGATGGGCGCGTGCCGGCTGA
- a CDS encoding LysR family transcriptional regulator: MDVRHLRYFLAIAEARSITAAANALGVAQPSLSQHVKRMEAELGVQLVERSSRGTLLTEEGELLVEHARKICESLDLCLHEMRELGGHIRGRVSFGMPPSCSMVMSVPLAETVRLELPDVRLRAIEAMSGYLKNWLQDGTVELCFLYDLDEVGHFRATHVLDEELCFYAAPDAWPFDTPPGTDVPLKAMEALDMVLPSSELGLGRLIANFCIQHGVRLNVVVEMDAMTQIKELVARGSGYTIFAPVAAQDYVARGELVRARIVDPVMTRPVHLVNNPARVMSRASRAVEQVTLKVARELVSRGIWEGTLV, encoded by the coding sequence GTGGACGTCAGGCATCTGCGCTATTTCCTCGCCATCGCCGAGGCGAGGTCCATCACCGCCGCCGCCAACGCGCTCGGCGTCGCGCAGCCCTCGCTGTCGCAGCACGTCAAACGCATGGAGGCCGAACTCGGCGTTCAGCTGGTCGAGCGGTCCTCCCGCGGCACGCTGCTGACCGAGGAGGGCGAGCTTCTCGTCGAGCACGCGCGCAAGATCTGCGAGAGCCTCGACCTTTGCCTCCACGAGATGCGCGAACTTGGCGGCCACATCCGCGGCCGCGTCTCGTTCGGGATGCCACCGTCATGCTCGATGGTGATGTCGGTGCCGCTGGCCGAGACGGTGCGGCTGGAGCTGCCGGACGTGCGCCTGCGCGCAATCGAGGCGATGAGCGGCTACCTCAAGAACTGGCTGCAGGACGGCACGGTCGAGCTTTGCTTCCTCTACGACCTCGACGAGGTGGGCCACTTTCGCGCCACCCATGTCCTCGACGAGGAGCTTTGCTTCTATGCCGCGCCCGACGCCTGGCCGTTCGACACCCCGCCCGGCACCGACGTGCCGCTGAAGGCGATGGAAGCGCTCGACATGGTGCTCCCGTCGAGCGAGCTCGGCCTCGGGCGCCTGATTGCGAACTTCTGCATCCAGCACGGCGTTCGCCTCAACGTCGTGGTCGAGATGGACGCGATGACGCAGATCAAGGAGCTGGTGGCGCGGGGCTCGGGTTACACGATCTTCGCGCCCGTCGCCGCGCAGGATTATGTCGCGCGCGGTGAGCTGGTCCGGGCGCGCATCGTCGACCCCGTCATGACGCGCCCGGTGCACCTCGTGAACAACCCCGCCCGCGTCATGAGCCGCGCTTCGCGTGCGGTCGAGCAGGTCACGCTGAAGGTCGCGCGGGAGTTGGTCAGCCGCGGGATATGGGAGGGAACGCTGGTCTGA
- a CDS encoding MaoC family dehydratase N-terminal domain-containing protein gives MTDLSPDVAAWIGRTREASDVLTGRLVAEYRVTLGTMGTAAAGAVPPGAQWLLAPDTLPREELGRDGHPRPGLVVPKLPLPRRMWAGGEVRTAAGFAAGEQVSRRSTVADVAFKEGRSGRLGFVTVNHVYAVGGDERLTERQDIVYREDPAGPAPTPAPGEDWSVVAARHITPDPTLLFRYSALTFNGHRIHYDAPYATSVEGYDGLVVHGPLQATWMQCLAAEMFGAAASIFRYRGVSPLTATRPVTVEARETDGGLELRVRRDEDGVVTMQATATR, from the coding sequence GTGACGGACCTTTCTCCGGACGTCGCCGCCTGGATCGGCCGTACTCGCGAGGCGAGCGACGTGCTGACAGGGCGCCTTGTTGCCGAGTACCGCGTCACGCTCGGCACCATGGGCACCGCTGCGGCGGGGGCCGTGCCGCCCGGCGCACAATGGCTGTTGGCGCCAGACACCCTGCCGCGCGAAGAACTTGGCCGCGATGGCCATCCGCGCCCCGGTCTCGTCGTCCCGAAACTGCCGCTGCCGCGCCGGATGTGGGCCGGCGGCGAGGTCCGCACTGCCGCAGGGTTCGCGGCGGGCGAGCAGGTCAGCCGCCGCTCCACCGTTGCCGATGTCGCCTTCAAGGAGGGCCGCAGCGGCCGCCTGGGTTTCGTCACGGTGAACCACGTCTACGCTGTCGGCGGCGACGAGCGGCTCACCGAACGGCAGGACATCGTCTACCGCGAGGATCCGGCGGGACCGGCCCCAACGCCCGCGCCCGGCGAGGACTGGTCCGTCGTCGCGGCCCGGCACATCACGCCGGACCCGACGCTCCTCTTCCGCTACTCCGCGCTGACCTTCAACGGCCACCGCATCCACTACGATGCGCCCTACGCAACCAGCGTCGAGGGATACGACGGCCTTGTCGTCCACGGTCCGTTGCAGGCGACGTGGATGCAGTGCCTCGCCGCAGAAATGTTCGGCGCCGCCGCGTCAATCTTCCGCTATCGCGGGGTATCGCCGCTTACCGCCACTCGTCCAGTCACTGTGGAGGCGCGCGAGACGGACGGCGGTCTGGAATTGCGCGTGCGGCGCGATGAGGACGGCGTCGTCACGATGCAGGCGACGGCCACGCGCTGA
- a CDS encoding MmgE/PrpD family protein produces the protein MSTTRPSAAIIDRMIDLAARPPASLPADALAMARASLTDWLVCGRAAVDEPVAQKLRAFAAQEGDGGPASLFGGKMAPARTAALVNGATSHALDYDDTHFDHVGHLSVGIYPAALAAGEAADASAGAVVDAFLVGAEAAIRLGCVLGAQHYNRGFHQTATAGAFGATMAAARLGGLSRSKVRAALGLCATRASGLKSQFGTMGKPLNAGIAASNGVEAAALAALGVTSADDGVLGAQGFVPTHADAPDEAAFGEDDGFRFLTNSYKFHACCHGTHAMIEALAEARDAHGLTLSDVASLRVATNPRWLRVCDIKAPRTGLEVKFSYVWLAGMVLAGMRTGDDRIYADALAGDALLAAFADRVEVVADEGVSDQQAAVTLHLTSGKAVEASHDLAAPILPEVLAARIAAKARAVLPREAEALLALTGRLGGVSARDLGAFVRSGQL, from the coding sequence ATGAGCACGACACGACCGTCCGCTGCGATCATCGACCGGATGATCGACCTTGCCGCGCGCCCGCCCGCATCGTTGCCGGCGGACGCGCTGGCAATGGCCCGCGCCTCGCTGACGGACTGGCTGGTGTGCGGCCGCGCTGCCGTCGACGAGCCGGTGGCCCAGAAGCTGCGCGCCTTCGCAGCGCAGGAGGGTGACGGCGGCCCCGCCTCGCTGTTCGGCGGCAAAATGGCACCGGCGCGCACGGCGGCGCTCGTCAACGGCGCCACCAGCCACGCGCTCGACTATGACGACACCCATTTCGACCATGTCGGCCACCTCTCCGTCGGGATCTACCCGGCGGCATTGGCAGCGGGCGAGGCGGCGGATGCCTCGGCGGGCGCCGTGGTGGACGCTTTCCTTGTAGGCGCAGAGGCCGCCATTCGCCTGGGCTGTGTGCTCGGCGCGCAGCACTACAACCGCGGCTTCCACCAGACGGCGACGGCCGGTGCGTTCGGCGCCACCATGGCTGCCGCCCGGCTCGGCGGTCTCAGCCGCAGTAAGGTGCGTGCCGCGCTCGGCCTTTGCGCCACCCGCGCCTCGGGCCTCAAGTCGCAGTTCGGGACGATGGGCAAACCGCTGAATGCCGGCATCGCCGCCTCCAACGGTGTCGAGGCGGCGGCGCTTGCTGCACTCGGTGTCACCTCCGCCGATGACGGCGTGCTGGGCGCGCAGGGCTTCGTTCCCACCCACGCCGATGCGCCGGATGAAGCCGCCTTTGGCGAAGACGACGGCTTTCGCTTCCTCACCAACTCCTACAAGTTCCACGCATGCTGCCACGGCACCCACGCGATGATCGAGGCGCTTGCCGAGGCCCGCGATGCGCACGGGCTGACCCTTTCGGACGTCGCCTCCCTCCGCGTTGCCACCAACCCGCGCTGGCTGCGGGTTTGCGACATCAAGGCGCCGCGCACGGGGCTGGAGGTAAAGTTCAGCTATGTCTGGCTCGCGGGCATGGTGCTTGCCGGCATGAGGACGGGCGACGACAGGATCTACGCCGATGCCCTCGCCGGTGACGCCTTGCTCGCCGCATTCGCCGACCGCGTGGAGGTGGTGGCGGACGAGGGAGTAAGCGATCAGCAGGCCGCGGTCACGCTGCACCTCACCTCCGGCAAGGCGGTTGAGGCCTCCCACGACCTTGCCGCGCCGATACTGCCTGAGGTGCTCGCCGCCCGCATTGCCGCCAAGGCCCGCGCCGTGCTCCCGCGCGAGGCGGAGGCACTGCTCGCGCTCACCGGCCGGCTGGGCGGCGTTTCGGCCCGCGACCTCGGCGCATTCGTGCGTTCCGGGCAGCTGTGA
- a CDS encoding acyl-CoA dehydrogenase family protein, with protein MFDPTADYAEIREGVKRVCDEFPMSYWRELDARREYPKAFVDALIREGYLAAMIPEEYGGSSLPLTAGAVILEEIHRNGANAGACHAQMYTMGTVLRHGSDEQKAHYLPKIADGSLRLQAFGVTEPTSGTDTLALKTTARREGDEYVINGSKIWISRAEHSDLMVLLARTTPRDQAEKRTDGLSVFLIDLTALRGNGVEIRPIRTMINHATTEIFFDNARIPASALIGEEGKGFRYILSGMNAERILIAAECIGDAKWFIETGSAYAKEREVFGTPIGQNQGIQFPLARAYAHMLAAEAIVYRAANLYDEGETPGVEANAAKMLAADASWEAAEACLQTHGGFGFAEEYDVERKFREARLYQVAPISTNLILCFLAEQVLGMPKSYGPRK; from the coding sequence GTGTTCGATCCGACCGCCGACTATGCCGAAATCCGCGAGGGCGTGAAGCGCGTTTGCGATGAATTCCCGATGAGCTACTGGCGCGAGCTGGACGCCAGGAGGGAGTACCCGAAGGCATTCGTCGATGCGCTGATCCGCGAGGGCTACCTCGCCGCGATGATCCCGGAGGAGTATGGCGGCTCCAGCCTGCCGCTGACCGCCGGCGCTGTAATCCTGGAGGAAATCCACCGCAACGGCGCCAACGCGGGCGCCTGCCACGCGCAGATGTACACGATGGGCACGGTGCTGCGGCACGGATCGGACGAGCAGAAGGCGCACTACCTGCCGAAGATCGCTGACGGGAGTTTGCGCCTCCAGGCCTTCGGCGTCACCGAGCCGACCTCCGGCACCGACACGCTGGCGCTGAAGACGACGGCAAGGCGGGAGGGCGACGAGTACGTCATCAACGGCTCGAAGATCTGGATCAGCCGCGCCGAGCATTCCGACCTGATGGTGCTTCTGGCCCGCACCACGCCGCGCGATCAGGCCGAAAAACGGACCGACGGCCTGTCGGTGTTCCTCATCGACCTCACGGCGCTGCGCGGCAACGGCGTCGAGATCCGCCCGATCCGCACGATGATCAACCACGCGACGACCGAGATCTTCTTCGACAATGCGCGCATTCCGGCATCTGCGCTGATCGGCGAGGAGGGGAAGGGCTTCCGCTACATCCTCTCCGGCATGAATGCCGAGCGGATCCTGATTGCGGCGGAGTGCATCGGCGACGCGAAGTGGTTCATCGAAACCGGCTCGGCCTACGCCAAGGAGCGCGAGGTCTTCGGCACCCCGATCGGCCAGAACCAGGGCATCCAGTTTCCGCTCGCCCGCGCTTACGCGCACATGCTGGCAGCCGAAGCCATCGTCTACCGTGCCGCAAATCTCTATGATGAGGGCGAAACGCCGGGCGTGGAGGCCAACGCCGCCAAGATGCTTGCCGCGGACGCCTCGTGGGAGGCAGCCGAGGCGTGCCTGCAGACCCACGGCGGCTTCGGCTTTGCCGAAGAGTATGACGTGGAGCGCAAATTCCGCGAGGCGCGGCTTTATCAGGTGGCGCCAATCTCGACCAACCTCATCCTGTGCTTCCTTGCAGAGCAGGTGCTGGGCATGCCGAAATCCTACGGTCCGCGCAAATGA
- a CDS encoding SDR family oxidoreductase, with protein sequence MRMSGKVALVTGAASGFGKAIAETYVREGAKVAVVDLNAEGAEAVAAALGDAAIAVTCDVAKADDIDAAVKATTDAFGRLDVAVNNAGWTNPNRPLLETDEATFRKIFDINVLSIFHMTKTCVPLWREQGSGVMINVGSTAGIRPRPGLTWYNSSKGAVNLMTRSLAVELAPVIRVNGIAPVMGATGLLESFMGVPDTPENRAKFIATIPMGRLSEPRDIANAALYLASEEAEFITGVILEVDGGRTI encoded by the coding sequence ATGAGAATGTCCGGCAAGGTCGCCCTCGTCACGGGTGCCGCCTCAGGCTTCGGCAAGGCCATCGCCGAAACCTATGTGCGCGAAGGCGCCAAGGTCGCTGTCGTCGATCTCAATGCCGAGGGCGCCGAGGCGGTCGCGGCCGCGCTCGGTGACGCCGCCATCGCCGTCACCTGCGACGTGGCGAAGGCGGATGACATCGACGCCGCGGTCAAGGCCACGACCGACGCGTTCGGCCGCCTCGACGTGGCGGTCAACAACGCCGGGTGGACCAACCCCAACCGGCCACTGCTGGAGACCGACGAAGCCACCTTCCGCAAGATCTTCGACATCAACGTCCTGTCGATTTTCCACATGACGAAGACCTGCGTGCCGCTGTGGCGCGAGCAGGGCTCGGGCGTGATGATCAATGTCGGCTCCACCGCGGGCATCCGTCCGCGGCCGGGGCTCACGTGGTACAATTCGTCCAAGGGCGCGGTGAACCTGATGACGCGTTCCCTGGCGGTGGAGCTTGCACCGGTCATCCGCGTCAACGGCATCGCCCCGGTGATGGGGGCCACCGGCCTCCTTGAGAGCTTCATGGGGGTGCCAGACACGCCCGAGAACCGGGCAAAATTCATCGCGACCATCCCCATGGGCCGCCTGTCGGAACCGAGGGACATTGCCAACGCGGCGCTCTATCTCGCCTCCGAGGAGGCCGAGTTCATCACCGGCGTCATCCTCGAAGTGGATGGCGGCCGCACCATCTGA
- a CDS encoding ATP-binding cassette domain-containing protein has protein sequence MLEVRNVHAFIGIIEILRDLNVSIQEAETVALIGRNGAGKTTFLRTLMGFTKVTGDILFDGKPITALAAPKRPGLGIGYAPEDRRLFSAFTVEENLLLPAQAAGLSKDETTRRIGRVYEILPELKEMIGRPAGNVSGGQGKMVALGRALMSGTRLIMLDEPFQGLAPALAQRYAEALRRLRDHDRTVALLITESNPSLLKGFADRTLVIERGEISAAATSPEEHA, from the coding sequence ATGCTGGAAGTCCGCAACGTTCACGCCTTCATCGGCATCATCGAGATCCTGCGTGACCTCAACGTGTCCATCCAGGAGGCTGAAACGGTCGCCCTCATCGGCCGCAACGGCGCCGGCAAGACCACCTTCCTGCGCACCCTAATGGGGTTCACCAAGGTGACCGGCGATATCCTGTTCGACGGCAAGCCGATCACGGCGCTGGCCGCGCCAAAGCGCCCCGGCCTCGGCATCGGTTACGCGCCGGAGGACCGCCGGCTGTTCTCGGCCTTCACCGTGGAGGAAAATCTGCTGCTGCCGGCGCAGGCTGCGGGTCTGTCGAAGGACGAGACGACGCGCCGCATCGGCCGGGTCTACGAGATCCTGCCGGAGCTGAAGGAGATGATCGGGCGTCCGGCGGGCAACGTGTCGGGCGGGCAGGGCAAGATGGTCGCGCTCGGCCGTGCGCTGATGTCCGGCACCCGGCTCATCATGCTGGACGAACCGTTCCAGGGCCTCGCCCCGGCGCTTGCCCAGCGTTACGCCGAGGCGCTGCGGCGCCTGCGCGATCACGACCGCACCGTCGCGCTCCTCATCACCGAATCCAACCCTTCGCTGCTCAAGGGGTTTGCCGACCGCACGCTGGTCATCGAGCGCGGTGAGATTTCCGCCGCCGCCACGTCGCCGGAAGAACACGCATGA